Proteins found in one Oryza glaberrima chromosome 4, OglaRS2, whole genome shotgun sequence genomic segment:
- the LOC127769831 gene encoding wall-associated receptor kinase-like 8 isoform X2: MKMIFLLPGAYSLLVLVLPLIPGGAVPAPTLTGCNNSCGNLTFAYPFGVGQGCFRNPDFELVCHQDSNDTQPPSLLLHGGTTGLQVVEDIVVDDISVNSFGVTLSDAITVVPGVDVYSYNWTSPKSFRLVDTVVYIIGCDMDVYYETKSVPLCNITCPNKTMTEADARMNCNGTGCCDFWLEDFISSFDLQFVRHNKTESQSSNSSLWNSIQLSLYSADLEWSIVDQPSCSRALSNHKSYACASTNSSCTSTYFGYLCNCDSGFAGNPYIPQGCSRDKGYNPFPQRTDCSRSCGNISVPYPFGLEEGCFARKLFHLNCTDANSTLRFDDYNQVTDIKVEEGVVQIKHDGSGDGVHEFLAIVGEPHLYDELWEYPLSVGWAVANLTCPEAKQNASGYACVSTNSNCVHVNSSSGYVGYRCNCTAGFHGNPYIQNGCTDIDECHDPGICKGVCQNTIGSFVCGSCPEKTEYDVVTKQCTAAYFGQAPAGYFGHYPVLIVIIHRRSIKRQHLIRQRDGYFQQHGGQLLSDMMKIDRNLEFTLYRQEDIEVATNDFDKNQIIGEGGQGTVYKGFIENIPVAIKRCKGMDESRRMEFGQELLVLSRVNHDHVVKLLGCCLLFEVPILVYEFVPNKTLHDLLHGQDGRCYISLATRLRIAAESSQALGHLHSLARPILHGDVKSANILLGDNLIAKVADFGCSIIARMDEEALVAKGTVGYLDPEYLQSCKLTDKSDVYSFGVVLVELLTGKKPRCLVSIFQDAMKEGTVDELIDEEIINEDDLEVIHQVAELTRRCLAMPGDKRPAMSQVAQELRRLTGLVRQHPDAADDLIAFREVDRSFTGTIDSTGYTRSRTTGTIDSTGYTRSRTTEYFTLGITS, encoded by the exons ATGAAGATGATTTTCTTATTACCTGGAGCATACTCTCTGCTTGTACTAGTGCTGCCTCTGATTCCAGGCGGTGCTGTACCGGCGCCAACGCTCACCGGCTGCAACAACAGTTGCGGCAATTTGACATTCGCGTATCCCTTCGGCGTCGGGCAAGGCTGCTTCCGCAACCCCGATTTTGAGCTCGTTTGCCACCAAGACAGCAACGACACCCAGCCACCAAGCCTCCTTCTACACGGCGGCACTACCGGCCTGCAGGTTGTCGAGGACATCGTTGTCGACGACATCAGTGTCAACAGTTTTGGCGTTACCTTGTCCGACGCCATCACCGTGGTGCCCGGCGTCGATGTTTACAGCTATAACTGGACCTCTCCTAAAAGCTTTCGTCTAGTAGATACCGTGGTGTATATCATCGGTTGCGACATGGATGTATACTATGAAACCAAGTCAGTTCCCCTTTGCAATATCACCTGCCCGAACAAAACAATGACGGAGGCGGACGCTAGGATGAACTGCAATGGTACTGGATGTTGTGACTTTTGGTTGGAAGATTTTATCAGTTCCTTTGACCTCCAATTTGTCCGGCACAACAAAACGGAATCTCAGTCTAGCAATAGTTCCTTGTGGAATAGCATCCAATTAAGTTTATACTCTGCCGACCTCGAATGGAGTATCGTTGATCAACCAAGTTGCAGCAGGGCCCTTAGTAACCACAAGAGCTATGCCTGTGCCAGTACGAATAGCTCATGCACGTCAACATACTTTGGATATCTGTGCAACTGCGATTCTGGCTTTGCAGGAAATCCCTATATTCCGCAGGGCTGCTCTCGTGACAAAG GATATAATCCTTTTCCACAGAGGACAGACTGTTCCCGGTCGTGTGGGAACATCAGCGTTCCCTATCCATTTGGTCTCGAAGAAGGTTGTTTTGCAAGAAAACTATTCCATCTCAACTGTACAGACGCAAACTCAACTCTGCGATTCGATGACTATAATCAGGTGACTGACATAAAAGTTGAGGAAGGAGTTGTGCAGATTAAACATGACGGTAGTGGTGATGGTGTTCATGAGTTTTTGGCGATAGTTGGAGAACCACATCTATATGATGAACTTTGGGAATACCCTCTCTCTGTTGGATGGGCTGTTGCCAATCTAACATGCCCGGAAGCAAAACAGAATGCCTCTGGATATGCATGCGTTAGCACTAACAGCAATTGTGTTCATGTGAACTCCTCTTCTGGTTATGTTGGCTATCGGTGCAACTGCACTGCCGGTTTCCATGGAAATCCTTATATCCAGAATGGATGCACAG ATATAGATGAATGCCATGATCCAGGAATTTGCAAGGGTGTTTGCCAAAATACTATAGGAAGTTTTGTATGCGGAAGTTGTCCAGAAAAAACAGAATACGATGTTGTGACAAAACAGTGCACTGCGGCATATTTTGGGCAGGCCCCTGCGGGATATTTTGGGCACTACCCTGTTCTGATAG TGATCATTCACAGGCGAAGTATCAAAAGACAACATCTTATAAGACAGAGGGACGGGTATTTTCAACAACATGGAGGCCAACTTCTGTCTGATATGATGAAAATCGACCGCAACCTTGAATTTACCTTGTATAGACAGGAAGACATTGAGGTAGCAACAAATGACTTTGACAAGAATCAAATCATTGGAGAAGGAGGACAAGGGACAGTTTACAAGGGATTTATAGAAAACATCcctgttgcaataaaaagatgCAAAGGGATGGATGAAAGCAGGAGAATGGAATTTGGACAGGAGCTACTTGTACTAAGTCGCGTCAACCATGATCATGTAGTTAAACTTCTTGGTTGCTGCCTACTGTTTGAAGTCCCTATTCTGGTTTATGAATTTGTTCCAAACAAGACGTTGCATGACTTGTTACATGGTCAAGACGGGAGATGTTACATATCACTTGCAACTCGTTTGAGGATAGCTGCTGAATCTTCCCAAGCACTCGGACACTTGCATTCGTTGGCACGTCCTATCCTCCACGGGGATGTGAAATCTGCCAACATTCTTTTAGGTGACAATTTGATTGCCAAGGTCGCCGATTTTGGTTGCTCAATAATCGCACGAATGGACGAAGAAGCACTCGTTGCAAAAGGAACAGTCGGGTACTTAGATCCTGAGTACTTGCAATCATGTAAGCTCACTGACAAGAGTGATGTTTATAGTTTTGGTGTTGTTCTTGTGGAGCTTTTAACGGGAAAGAAGCCACGGTGCCTTGTGTCAATTTTTCAAGATGCTATGAAGGAAGGTACAGTTGACGAGCTCATAGATGAGGAGATCATCAATGAAGACGACTTGGAGGTGATCCACCAAGTTGCAGAGCTTACAAGAAGGTGTTTAGCTATGCCAGGTGATAAGCGGCCGGCGATGTCCCAAGTCGCCCAAGAGCTCCGTCGGTTAACAGGACTAGTGCGACAACATCCAGATGCGGCAGACGATCTGATTGCCTTCCGTGAGGTGGACAGAAGCTTTACGGGGACGATAGATAGCACAGGTTACACTAGAAGCAGAACAACCGGGACAATAGATAGCACAGGTTACACCAGAAGTAGAACAACCGAGTATTTCACTCTTGGGATAACATCTTGA
- the LOC127769831 gene encoding wall-associated receptor kinase-like 8 isoform X1, with the protein MKMIFLLPGAYSLLVLVLPLIPGGAVPAPTLTGCNNSCGNLTFAYPFGVGQGCFRNPDFELVCHQDSNDTQPPSLLLHGGTTGLQVVEDIVVDDISVNSFGVTLSDAITVVPGVDVYSYNWTSPKSFRLVDTVVYIIGCDMDVYYETKSVPLCNITCPNKTMTEADARMNCNGTGCCDFWLEDFISSFDLQFVRHNKTESQSSNSSLWNSIQLSLYSADLEWSIVDQPSCSRALSNHKSYACASTNSSCTSTYFGYLCNCDSGFAGNPYIPQGCSRDKGYNPFPQRTDCSRSCGNISVPYPFGLEEGCFARKLFHLNCTDANSTLRFDDYNQVTDIKVEEGVVQIKHDGSGDGVHEFLAIVGEPHLYDELWEYPLSVGWAVANLTCPEAKQNASGYACVSTNSNCVHVNSSSGYVGYRCNCTAGFHGNPYIQNGCTDIDECHDPGICKGVCQNTIGSFVCGSCPEKTEYDVVTKQCTAAYFGQAPAGYFGHYPVLIGICSSIVTVLIALLGMQVIIHRRSIKRQHLIRQRDGYFQQHGGQLLSDMMKIDRNLEFTLYRQEDIEVATNDFDKNQIIGEGGQGTVYKGFIENIPVAIKRCKGMDESRRMEFGQELLVLSRVNHDHVVKLLGCCLLFEVPILVYEFVPNKTLHDLLHGQDGRCYISLATRLRIAAESSQALGHLHSLARPILHGDVKSANILLGDNLIAKVADFGCSIIARMDEEALVAKGTVGYLDPEYLQSCKLTDKSDVYSFGVVLVELLTGKKPRCLVSIFQDAMKEGTVDELIDEEIINEDDLEVIHQVAELTRRCLAMPGDKRPAMSQVAQELRRLTGLVRQHPDAADDLIAFREVDRSFTGTIDSTGYTRSRTTGTIDSTGYTRSRTTEYFTLGITS; encoded by the exons ATGAAGATGATTTTCTTATTACCTGGAGCATACTCTCTGCTTGTACTAGTGCTGCCTCTGATTCCAGGCGGTGCTGTACCGGCGCCAACGCTCACCGGCTGCAACAACAGTTGCGGCAATTTGACATTCGCGTATCCCTTCGGCGTCGGGCAAGGCTGCTTCCGCAACCCCGATTTTGAGCTCGTTTGCCACCAAGACAGCAACGACACCCAGCCACCAAGCCTCCTTCTACACGGCGGCACTACCGGCCTGCAGGTTGTCGAGGACATCGTTGTCGACGACATCAGTGTCAACAGTTTTGGCGTTACCTTGTCCGACGCCATCACCGTGGTGCCCGGCGTCGATGTTTACAGCTATAACTGGACCTCTCCTAAAAGCTTTCGTCTAGTAGATACCGTGGTGTATATCATCGGTTGCGACATGGATGTATACTATGAAACCAAGTCAGTTCCCCTTTGCAATATCACCTGCCCGAACAAAACAATGACGGAGGCGGACGCTAGGATGAACTGCAATGGTACTGGATGTTGTGACTTTTGGTTGGAAGATTTTATCAGTTCCTTTGACCTCCAATTTGTCCGGCACAACAAAACGGAATCTCAGTCTAGCAATAGTTCCTTGTGGAATAGCATCCAATTAAGTTTATACTCTGCCGACCTCGAATGGAGTATCGTTGATCAACCAAGTTGCAGCAGGGCCCTTAGTAACCACAAGAGCTATGCCTGTGCCAGTACGAATAGCTCATGCACGTCAACATACTTTGGATATCTGTGCAACTGCGATTCTGGCTTTGCAGGAAATCCCTATATTCCGCAGGGCTGCTCTCGTGACAAAG GATATAATCCTTTTCCACAGAGGACAGACTGTTCCCGGTCGTGTGGGAACATCAGCGTTCCCTATCCATTTGGTCTCGAAGAAGGTTGTTTTGCAAGAAAACTATTCCATCTCAACTGTACAGACGCAAACTCAACTCTGCGATTCGATGACTATAATCAGGTGACTGACATAAAAGTTGAGGAAGGAGTTGTGCAGATTAAACATGACGGTAGTGGTGATGGTGTTCATGAGTTTTTGGCGATAGTTGGAGAACCACATCTATATGATGAACTTTGGGAATACCCTCTCTCTGTTGGATGGGCTGTTGCCAATCTAACATGCCCGGAAGCAAAACAGAATGCCTCTGGATATGCATGCGTTAGCACTAACAGCAATTGTGTTCATGTGAACTCCTCTTCTGGTTATGTTGGCTATCGGTGCAACTGCACTGCCGGTTTCCATGGAAATCCTTATATCCAGAATGGATGCACAG ATATAGATGAATGCCATGATCCAGGAATTTGCAAGGGTGTTTGCCAAAATACTATAGGAAGTTTTGTATGCGGAAGTTGTCCAGAAAAAACAGAATACGATGTTGTGACAAAACAGTGCACTGCGGCATATTTTGGGCAGGCCCCTGCGGGATATTTTGGGCACTACCCTGTTCTGATAG GAATTTGTTCTTCTATTGTTACTGTTCTTATTGCTCTTCTTGGAATGCAAGTGATCATTCACAGGCGAAGTATCAAAAGACAACATCTTATAAGACAGAGGGACGGGTATTTTCAACAACATGGAGGCCAACTTCTGTCTGATATGATGAAAATCGACCGCAACCTTGAATTTACCTTGTATAGACAGGAAGACATTGAGGTAGCAACAAATGACTTTGACAAGAATCAAATCATTGGAGAAGGAGGACAAGGGACAGTTTACAAGGGATTTATAGAAAACATCcctgttgcaataaaaagatgCAAAGGGATGGATGAAAGCAGGAGAATGGAATTTGGACAGGAGCTACTTGTACTAAGTCGCGTCAACCATGATCATGTAGTTAAACTTCTTGGTTGCTGCCTACTGTTTGAAGTCCCTATTCTGGTTTATGAATTTGTTCCAAACAAGACGTTGCATGACTTGTTACATGGTCAAGACGGGAGATGTTACATATCACTTGCAACTCGTTTGAGGATAGCTGCTGAATCTTCCCAAGCACTCGGACACTTGCATTCGTTGGCACGTCCTATCCTCCACGGGGATGTGAAATCTGCCAACATTCTTTTAGGTGACAATTTGATTGCCAAGGTCGCCGATTTTGGTTGCTCAATAATCGCACGAATGGACGAAGAAGCACTCGTTGCAAAAGGAACAGTCGGGTACTTAGATCCTGAGTACTTGCAATCATGTAAGCTCACTGACAAGAGTGATGTTTATAGTTTTGGTGTTGTTCTTGTGGAGCTTTTAACGGGAAAGAAGCCACGGTGCCTTGTGTCAATTTTTCAAGATGCTATGAAGGAAGGTACAGTTGACGAGCTCATAGATGAGGAGATCATCAATGAAGACGACTTGGAGGTGATCCACCAAGTTGCAGAGCTTACAAGAAGGTGTTTAGCTATGCCAGGTGATAAGCGGCCGGCGATGTCCCAAGTCGCCCAAGAGCTCCGTCGGTTAACAGGACTAGTGCGACAACATCCAGATGCGGCAGACGATCTGATTGCCTTCCGTGAGGTGGACAGAAGCTTTACGGGGACGATAGATAGCACAGGTTACACTAGAAGCAGAACAACCGGGACAATAGATAGCACAGGTTACACCAGAAGTAGAACAACCGAGTATTTCACTCTTGGGATAACATCTTGA